A genome region from Nitrospirota bacterium includes the following:
- a CDS encoding site-2 protease family protein, which translates to MLTLFRHQETEFTLRLLPLGGFVSFSEGEDGEAKELFEASWFKRALIMSAGSLFIILSLIVTYRDIVRIVA; encoded by the coding sequence ATACTTACACTCTTCAGGCATCAGGAGACGGAATTTACCCTGCGGCTGCTCCCTCTTGGCGGCTTCGTGAGTTTCTCTGAAGGAGAAGACGGCGAGGCAAAGGAATTGTTTGAGGCTTCCTGGTTTAAACGTGCACTAATAATGTCAGCAGGATCACTGTTTATTATCCTTAGCCTTATTGTAACCTACAGAGATATTGTCAGGATTGTAGCCTGA
- a CDS encoding pyridoxamine 5'-phosphate oxidase family protein gives MRKSKKEIRDKNVIIELLNTCHAGRLGTIGKDGYPMVKPLNFAYHEGKLYFHSAKEGEKIDDIRRDSRVCFEVDEPLAYVKAKNQPCEAGYLYRSVIIKGKAHIIEDREEKLFALRCLMEKYQPQGNYGGFLEKKLVLIVVVRIDIEEMTGKEDLGKDSHKDAVLKALREGGDSTHSS, from the coding sequence ATGCGTAAGAGTAAAAAAGAGATACGGGACAAAAACGTTATTATTGAACTACTGAATACCTGCCATGCCGGCAGGCTTGGGACTATCGGCAAAGACGGCTATCCAATGGTCAAGCCGCTCAACTTTGCATATCACGAAGGAAAGCTATATTTTCATAGTGCAAAAGAGGGAGAAAAGATTGACGACATAAGGAGAGACAGCCGGGTCTGTTTTGAAGTGGACGAGCCATTAGCCTATGTAAAGGCAAAGAATCAACCCTGCGAGGCTGGATATCTTTACAGGAGCGTTATCATAAAAGGCAAGGCCCATATTATTGAAGACAGAGAAGAAAAACTGTTTGCACTGAGATGCCTTATGGAAAAATATCAGCCGCAGGGCAATTATGGTGGATTTCTTGAAAAGAAGCTGGTATTAATCGTGGTTGTCAGAATAGATATAGAGGAGATGACAGGCAAGGAAGACCTCGGCAAAGACAGTCACAAGGATGCCGTGCTGAAGGCATTGAGAGAGGGGGGGGACAGTACCCATAGTTCTTGA
- a CDS encoding MBL fold metallo-hydrolase has protein sequence MKRAILRRGFIFLWVLVLTSFSSVAFSQDITAREGLTRITDNVYSYVGVKDDSPSNSFGANAGIVIGKDGIVVIDTLVSSKEAKRFIKDIRSVSDKPIKYVVNTHYHLDHTFGNSEFVKTWATIISSINCRNNLKNRGEGALTNAKDYGLTEEDMQGTEIAIPSLTFEKTMEIYLGNQKIELIYAGPSHTDGSIMVYLPKEKVLFTGDILFTDYHPFMADGDIEGWVKVLDYIIALDVETIIPGHGPVSSKKDIKDMKDYIIAFDKKAKELAAKSDDVEYITSEIKKALPARSLGDNLIPANIQMKYLKGKK, from the coding sequence ATGAAGAGGGCTATTTTAAGAAGGGGATTTATTTTTCTGTGGGTTTTGGTGCTTACATCTTTCAGTTCTGTTGCGTTCAGTCAGGATATAACTGCCCGGGAGGGACTGACAAGGATAACGGATAATGTTTATTCCTATGTTGGTGTCAAAGACGATTCTCCATCAAACAGCTTTGGTGCAAATGCAGGGATTGTTATCGGAAAAGACGGGATTGTTGTTATTGACACCCTGGTCTCTTCAAAAGAGGCAAAGAGGTTTATCAAAGATATAAGGTCGGTTTCAGACAAACCCATCAAGTATGTCGTCAACACCCATTATCACCTCGACCATACATTTGGCAATTCAGAGTTTGTAAAAACCTGGGCAACAATTATCTCTTCTATAAACTGCAGGAATAATCTGAAAAACAGGGGTGAGGGTGCTCTTACGAACGCAAAAGACTACGGACTTACAGAAGAGGATATGCAGGGAACAGAGATCGCCATTCCTTCCCTGACCTTTGAAAAGACAATGGAGATATATCTGGGTAATCAAAAAATAGAATTGATTTACGCCGGTCCATCCCATACAGACGGAAGCATTATGGTCTATCTGCCCAAGGAAAAGGTACTGTTTACCGGGGATATATTGTTTACAGATTACCATCCGTTTATGGCAGATGGAGATATCGAAGGCTGGGTAAAGGTGCTTGACTACATTATTGCGCTTGATGTGGAGACCATAATCCCCGGACACGGGCCGGTTTCGAGCAAAAAGGATATTAAGGATATGAAAGATTACATTATTGCCTTTGATAAAAAGGCAAAGGAACTTGCGGCAAAATCAGATGATGTTGAGTACATCACATCCGAGATCAAAAAGGCACTGCCTGCGAGGTCTCTGGGAGATAATCTTATTCCCGCCAATATTCAGATGAAATATCTGAAGGGGAAAAAATAA
- a CDS encoding NAD(P)-dependent alcohol dehydrogenase, producing MKAIVINRYGSAEVLEYKEVPLPQVKPSHLLVRIHATSVNPVDFKIRRGELKLFTGIIKPWVKILGFDIAGEVVEVGKRVEKFRKGDQVYALIGIRDGGAYAEYTSVPERSAAIKPANMSFEEAAAVPLASLTALQALRDKGKVSAGEKVLINGASGGVGTFAVQIAKALGAVVTGVCSSKNIELVQSLGADNVIDYTKKNFTEDSRTYDIIYDVVANKSFATCKKVLTPNGIYITTVPGPKTILQKLLTSLLPGRKATYIMVKANSKDLDFIKDLIEAGKIRAIIDKTFPLSQVAAAHKYCEAGHSRGKNVVTTRIL from the coding sequence ATGAAAGCTATAGTTATTAACAGATATGGAAGTGCAGAGGTATTGGAATACAAAGAAGTTCCGTTACCACAAGTTAAACCCTCTCATCTGCTTGTCAGAATACATGCTACTTCGGTTAATCCTGTTGACTTCAAAATTCGAAGAGGAGAATTAAAGTTATTTACCGGGATTATAAAGCCCTGGGTAAAGATATTGGGTTTTGATATTGCCGGAGAAGTAGTTGAGGTTGGTAAACGTGTAGAAAAATTCAGGAAAGGTGATCAGGTCTATGCATTAATAGGCATAAGGGACGGGGGAGCTTATGCTGAATATACTTCCGTACCTGAAAGGTCTGCGGCCATAAAACCTGCCAATATGTCATTTGAAGAAGCAGCGGCTGTTCCTTTGGCATCGCTTACAGCGTTGCAGGCACTCAGGGATAAGGGAAAAGTCTCTGCAGGGGAAAAAGTGCTCATTAATGGCGCCTCCGGAGGAGTTGGAACTTTTGCTGTCCAGATCGCCAAGGCATTAGGCGCAGTTGTTACCGGGGTATGCAGTTCTAAAAATATAGAGTTGGTTCAATCTCTGGGTGCAGATAACGTGATTGATTACACAAAAAAGAATTTTACAGAAGATTCTCGGACATACGATATTATTTATGATGTAGTTGCAAACAAATCATTCGCAACATGCAAAAAAGTCCTGACCCCAAATGGAATTTATATCACAACTGTACCTGGTCCAAAGACTATTCTTCAAAAACTCCTGACGTCCTTATTGCCAGGCAGAAAGGCGACATATATTATGGTAAAGGCAAACAGCAAGGACCTTGATTTCATTAAAGACCTTATTGAAGCAGGTAAGATAAGAGCCATAATTGATAAAACCTTTCCGTTATCTCAAGTTGCTGCTGCGCATAAATACTGTGAGGCAGGCCATAGCAGAGGGAAAAATGTCGTAACAACCCGAATCCTGTGA
- the nifX gene encoding nitrogen fixation protein NifX, which translates to MKIAFATTDGVNVDEHFGRAGKFAIYELTRDAYQFIEMRKFAEGRDVEIEETKGKGQIHEDKVQSKVEKLADCKIIYLTDIGGPSAARLARKGIMPVKVKEVIAIEDALKKLLETVKASPPPWLKKALNSD; encoded by the coding sequence ATGAAGATAGCATTTGCAACAACAGACGGTGTAAATGTTGACGAGCATTTTGGCAGGGCTGGTAAGTTTGCCATATATGAACTGACAAGAGATGCTTATCAATTCATCGAGATGAGGAAGTTTGCCGAGGGCAGGGATGTAGAGATAGAGGAGACAAAGGGAAAGGGACAGATACACGAGGACAAGGTACAGAGTAAAGTGGAAAAGCTTGCGGACTGCAAGATTATATACCTTACGGATATCGGGGGTCCATCAGCCGCAAGGCTTGCCAGAAAGGGCATAATGCCCGTAAAGGTTAAAGAGGTGATTGCCATTGAGGATGCCCTGAAAAAACTCCTTGAGACCGTGAAAGCATCTCCACCGCCGTGGCTTAAAAAAGCGTTGAACAGTGACTGA
- a CDS encoding methyltransferase domain-containing protein: MTEFNRSRWAKADFSQEYREKADIYIVERRRMFGIMKSFYRHFPGSRQNNMLLDLGCGDGIVTHELLSVDESISATLIDGSVDMLNKARERLKGFKNINYIQASFQEMLEKEIPEQDFDFIVSALAIHHLTMNEKRDFFRLIYSHLKAGGYFMNIDVILAPTETLDQWYMKLWEEWMDERKATPGMEGNYFDDITRRYKEADENKPDTLNEQLDTLRKLGFKNVDCYYKYGIFAIYGGRN, translated from the coding sequence ATGACGGAATTCAATAGATCAAGATGGGCAAAGGCTGATTTTTCACAGGAGTATAGAGAGAAAGCGGATATCTATATCGTTGAGCGAAGGCGGATGTTCGGGATAATGAAGTCATTCTACCGGCACTTCCCCGGCAGCAGACAAAACAATATGCTTCTCGATCTGGGCTGTGGAGACGGAATTGTCACACATGAACTCCTGTCTGTGGATGAGTCAATATCGGCAACACTGATAGACGGCTCCGTTGATATGCTCAATAAGGCAAGGGAACGCCTGAAGGGATTCAAAAATATCAATTATATTCAGGCAAGCTTTCAGGAGATGCTCGAAAAAGAGATTCCGGAGCAGGACTTTGATTTCATCGTCTCAGCCCTTGCCATACATCATCTGACAATGAATGAGAAGAGAGACTTTTTCAGGTTAATTTATTCACACCTGAAGGCCGGCGGATACTTTATGAACATTGATGTCATACTCGCACCAACGGAAACACTTGATCAGTGGTATATGAAATTATGGGAGGAGTGGATGGATGAAAGAAAGGCCACTCCTGGCATGGAAGGCAACTACTTTGATGATATTACAAGGAGATACAAGGAAGCAGATGAGAATAAACCTGACACCCTGAACGAACAGTTGGATACCCTGAGAAAGCTTGGATTTAAGAACGTTGATTGCTATTATAAATACGGAATCTTTGCGATTTATGGCGGAAGAAACTGA
- a CDS encoding P-II family nitrogen regulator, with protein sequence MKEIVAIIRRDKVPEIKQVLEDLGYPSLTIQSVDGRGKQKGAMCAEMDSEMPESYCTAAKLKPTPSTYALEHTLPKVALYVPKRMLTIVVPDDVVTKIVKSIIKVGYTGKHGDGKIFVAPIGGAVRIRTGETDGEAIA encoded by the coding sequence ATGAAAGAGATTGTTGCAATTATCCGGAGAGACAAGGTCCCCGAAATCAAGCAGGTTCTCGAGGATCTCGGATATCCATCACTTACGATTCAGAGCGTTGATGGAAGGGGTAAGCAGAAAGGGGCCATGTGTGCAGAGATGGACTCGGAGATGCCGGAGAGCTACTGTACTGCGGCTAAACTGAAACCCACACCTTCTACTTATGCCCTCGAGCATACACTGCCGAAGGTGGCCCTTTACGTACCCAAGAGGATGCTTACAATAGTGGTGCCCGATGATGTGGTCACCAAGATCGTTAAATCAATAATCAAGGTTGGCTATACGGGCAAGCACGGGGATGGAAAGATATTTGTTGCACCGATAGGCGGTGCTGTGAGGATAAGGACAGGCGAGACGGATGGAGAGGCAATAGCTTAA
- a CDS encoding P-II family nitrogen regulator, which produces MKMIRAFIRPEKEQEVVLALEGAGFPSVTKMPVFGRGKQKGLQVGPVHYDELPKTLLLIVVDEEDEKKVVRLIQEKAKTGFIGDGKIFVSPVDTAYTVRTGEEGL; this is translated from the coding sequence ATGAAGATGATCAGGGCGTTTATAAGACCGGAAAAGGAGCAGGAAGTGGTCTTGGCATTAGAAGGAGCGGGGTTTCCATCCGTTACAAAGATGCCGGTATTTGGAAGGGGGAAGCAGAAGGGACTTCAGGTAGGTCCTGTGCATTACGATGAACTTCCAAAGACACTGCTCTTGATAGTTGTTGATGAGGAGGACGAAAAGAAGGTGGTAAGATTGATACAGGAAAAGGCGAAGACAGGATTTATCGGTGATGGTAAGATATTTGTCAGCCCGGTGGATACTGCCTATACCGTCAGGACCGGGGAGGAAGGCCTATGA
- the ilvE gene encoding branched-chain-amino-acid transaminase codes for MKIYIDGKYYDKANAKISVFDHGLLYGDGVFEGLRIYSGKVFRLREHIERLYQSAKAILLEIPMSIEEMQEAVLKTVEINRKENGYIRLIVTRGEGPLGIDPSACERAMVIIIVADIQLYPAEYYEDGIEIITASSRRIPSDSLDPRIKSLNYLNNIMAKIEAEQAGCLEAVMLNREGSVAECTGDNIFIMKDSELLTPAPCHGALDGITRKTVMEIAETLGITSRETTLTRYDLYNAEECFMTGTGAEIIAVIKIDGRVIGNGTPGRVTRMLTKRFKQKILEQHGQIV; via the coding sequence ATGAAAATATATATTGACGGTAAATACTATGACAAGGCTAATGCGAAGATATCGGTCTTTGACCATGGACTTCTCTATGGAGATGGTGTTTTCGAGGGCTTACGGATTTACAGCGGTAAGGTCTTCAGGCTCAGAGAGCATATCGAGAGACTTTATCAGAGTGCAAAGGCGATCCTGCTTGAAATACCAATGAGCATTGAAGAGATGCAGGAGGCGGTACTAAAGACCGTTGAGATAAACCGGAAGGAAAACGGATATATCCGTCTCATTGTCACAAGGGGAGAGGGGCCTCTCGGCATTGACCCGTCGGCATGCGAAAGGGCCATGGTGATAATCATTGTTGCCGACATCCAGTTATATCCTGCGGAATATTACGAGGATGGAATCGAGATAATCACTGCTTCATCCCGACGCATACCCTCGGACAGTCTTGACCCCAGGATAAAGTCATTAAACTACCTCAACAATATTATGGCAAAGATCGAGGCGGAACAGGCCGGCTGCCTTGAGGCCGTTATGCTTAACAGGGAAGGATCTGTGGCGGAATGCACAGGAGACAATATCTTTATTATGAAAGACTCCGAGCTCCTTACCCCTGCCCCCTGTCATGGTGCCCTTGACGGTATCACCAGGAAGACGGTGATGGAGATAGCTGAAACCCTCGGCATCACAAGTCGTGAAACAACCCTCACCCGTTATGACCTGTATAACGCAGAGGAATGCTTTATGACGGGTACCGGGGCTGAAATTATTGCCGTCATAAAGATTGACGGCAGGGTTATAGGCAACGGAACTCCGGGAAGGGTAACCCGGATGCTGACAAAGAGATTTAAACAGAAGATATTAGAGCAGCATGGCCAAATAGTCTGA
- the fdxB gene encoding ferredoxin III, nif-specific: MAQANCLTRGGTPWTPRFIESIDVEKCLGCGRCYKVCSRDVLELIEKPFEGDDDYGDDMGNKVMSVANPDDCIGCAACSKICTKKCHVHVEI; encoded by the coding sequence ATGGCACAGGCAAATTGTTTAACAAGGGGTGGCACGCCGTGGACCCCGAGGTTTATCGAATCAATTGATGTTGAAAAGTGTCTGGGTTGCGGACGCTGCTATAAGGTTTGTAGCAGGGATGTCCTTGAGCTCATTGAAAAACCCTTTGAGGGTGATGATGACTATGGAGACGATATGGGGAACAAGGTAATGTCTGTTGCAAATCCGGATGACTGTATCGGCTGCGCGGCATGCTCCAAGATATGCACAAAGAAATGCCATGTACATGTGGAGATATGA
- a CDS encoding alcohol dehydrogenase catalytic domain-containing protein: protein MKAVFFDNKLEFVEDYPVPEPAEDEALIRVSRAGICNTDLEIRKGYSGFKGIIGHEFVGVVEKINGKDRGLTGRRVVGEINCGCGLCSYCLRGLKNHCPNRKVLGILNKDGAMAEYITLPAKNLLKVPENITAEEAVFTEPLAAAFEITQGVHIKPTDKILVMGDGKLGLLCCLVLNLLQADLSLVGKHEDKLRIARGQNVKTILLDNLEMEKSYDTVVESTGSADGFEMALKLVKPGGTVVLKSTVAEGREMNLAPLVIDEITVVGSRCGPFKPALRALERKSIDVRPLITGIFPFERAKGAFEKAEEKGSLKVIIDFR, encoded by the coding sequence ATGAAGGCGGTCTTTTTTGATAACAAACTGGAGTTTGTTGAAGACTACCCTGTGCCTGAACCAGCAGAAGACGAGGCGCTTATCAGGGTAAGCCGGGCCGGAATCTGCAACACTGACCTTGAAATCAGGAAGGGCTACAGTGGGTTTAAAGGAATAATCGGACATGAGTTTGTGGGTGTGGTGGAGAAGATAAACGGCAAAGACCGGGGATTAACCGGCAGGCGGGTTGTCGGTGAAATCAACTGTGGATGCGGCCTTTGCAGCTATTGCTTGAGGGGACTGAAAAACCACTGTCCAAACAGAAAAGTCCTTGGGATCCTCAACAAGGACGGGGCTATGGCTGAATATATTACCCTTCCCGCAAAGAACCTGCTTAAAGTTCCGGAAAACATTACCGCCGAAGAGGCGGTCTTTACAGAACCCCTGGCTGCTGCATTTGAAATCACACAGGGAGTCCACATCAAACCCACTGACAAAATCCTTGTCATGGGGGATGGAAAGCTCGGCCTGCTCTGCTGTCTTGTCCTCAACCTCCTTCAGGCAGACCTGTCCCTCGTTGGAAAGCATGAAGATAAACTCAGGATTGCAAGAGGGCAGAACGTAAAGACCATTCTTCTTGATAATCTGGAGATGGAAAAGAGTTACGACACTGTTGTCGAGTCAACCGGCTCAGCCGATGGTTTTGAGATGGCCCTGAAACTGGTAAAACCCGGGGGAACTGTTGTTTTAAAGAGCACGGTTGCAGAAGGCAGGGAGATGAACCTTGCGCCTTTGGTAATTGATGAGATAACGGTTGTGGGCTCAAGGTGCGGTCCATTTAAACCTGCGCTGCGGGCACTGGAGAGGAAAAGCATTGATGTAAGGCCACTCATTACAGGGATATTTCCCTTTGAGAGGGCAAAAGGGGCATTTGAAAAAGCAGAAGAAAAAGGTTCTCTCAAGGTCATCATCGATTTCAGGTAA
- a CDS encoding GIY-YIG nuclease family protein has translation MKDKQYHVYILTNKSNSVFYIGVTNDLSRRMFEHKNKIVEGFTKKYKLKKLVYYEVTNDVESAISREKQLKNWHRKWKIDLITQLNPDWIDLSEEF, from the coding sequence ATGAAAGATAAGCAATACCACGTCTATATTCTTACGAACAAATCAAATAGTGTTTTTTATATAGGTGTAACAAACGATCTGTCACGCAGAATGTTTGAACACAAAAATAAGATCGTGGAAGGATTTACAAAAAAGTATAAACTCAAGAAACTTGTCTATTATGAGGTAACAAACGATGTGGAAAGTGCTATAAGTAGAGAAAAACAACTAAAGAACTGGCACAGGAAATGGAAGATAGATTTAATAACCCAGCTTAATCCTGATTGGATAGATTTAAGCGAGGAATTCTGA
- the nifE gene encoding nitrogenase iron-molybdenum cofactor biosynthesis protein NifE has product MLTGTDKLLESGCGVEKKEKLCRSRGGESCAFDGAMIVLQPIADTAHLVHGPIACCGNTWEGRGTLSSQGELYKLGFTTDIDEIDIVYGSETRLFNAIVQTYRSVHPKAIFVYSTCVSGLIGEDLDAICRKAEDACGIRVIPVNAPGFVGPKNLGNRIAGEVLLDSVIGTGEPPDNLSARGGFINLIGEYNIAGDLWLIEPVLRKAGVRIMSRITGDATFEEITYAHSADLNVVVCSRALVNVAKEMEKKYGIPYVEVSFFGKTEMAKALRGIGSGFSRSNSSGRSSRLNAWSDFDLAQKIDKVIESEETGLGEKLKKYAHLRGMKAVLYTGGVKSWSFISALQDLGIEIVAVGTKKSTVEDEEKMKAILGKDAPLIEDVTPANLRKLMKERAADMLVAGGRNLYLAMKEGFPFVDVNQERHIAYAGYDGLVNLAEQISNSVRFFNGKEVCGSEISGQTVSVPLKTRSDRDVLINPLKHSQSIGAAIALQGIDRTLPVIHGAQGCNFLAKVLITKHFREPIALMSTKLFTEDVVMGSEENLTTVVEGVIEKQQPDLIGVLTTGLSEVKGDDVAGTIKKWKMENGKRQIVYVSTPDYEGGLETGYAKAVEAVIESVVGRRKAEGRRLEAEVKDLAGFPDAGRLSGNYKVNVLVGSHLTPADFTELREMIESFGLTPVILPDLSALDGSRQEFSTLSSGGTKMSEIETMGSAGFTIAIGMSMEGPARLLKESFGIEYTMFESIYGLQGVDAFMETLSALSGRQVPPKYERQRRVLIDGMRDAHFYFGSKRVCMALEADLSVQVSRVLSEMGAEVGLSVVPSRTESAGRIYAGNVLVGDFFSIDGDFDLLIAGSHGADTAKRLGVPLYQTGFPVYKVLGNNSRIAIGYRGTLVMINEMANLLFQDDL; this is encoded by the coding sequence ATGTTAACCGGGACTGATAAACTTTTAGAGAGTGGCTGCGGCGTGGAGAAAAAGGAAAAACTCTGCAGGAGCCGTGGCGGAGAGTCTTGTGCCTTTGACGGGGCAATGATAGTGCTTCAGCCCATTGCCGACACGGCACATCTTGTTCACGGTCCCATAGCGTGTTGCGGAAACACCTGGGAAGGCAGGGGCACGTTATCATCTCAGGGTGAACTGTATAAGCTGGGTTTTACAACTGATATTGACGAGATAGACATTGTCTACGGTTCTGAGACCAGGCTCTTCAATGCCATTGTCCAGACGTACAGGTCCGTACACCCGAAGGCGATCTTTGTTTACTCCACGTGTGTAAGCGGTCTTATCGGAGAGGACCTGGATGCTATCTGCAGGAAGGCAGAGGATGCTTGCGGCATAAGGGTCATACCCGTTAATGCCCCGGGGTTTGTGGGACCTAAAAACCTTGGAAACAGGATAGCGGGTGAGGTATTGCTTGATTCTGTAATAGGTACAGGTGAGCCCCCTGACAACCTCTCCGCCAGGGGGGGATTTATAAACCTTATCGGGGAGTATAACATTGCAGGTGACCTGTGGCTTATTGAGCCTGTGCTAAGGAAGGCAGGCGTAAGGATCATGTCCAGGATTACAGGGGATGCAACGTTTGAAGAGATAACCTATGCACACAGCGCAGACCTGAATGTAGTGGTCTGCAGCCGGGCCCTCGTGAATGTTGCCAAGGAGATGGAGAAGAAGTACGGGATACCTTATGTTGAGGTCTCCTTTTTTGGCAAAACCGAGATGGCAAAGGCGTTGAGAGGGATTGGAAGCGGTTTCAGCCGTTCAAATAGCTCCGGCCGTTCAAGTCGTTTAAACGCATGGAGTGATTTTGACCTGGCACAGAAGATCGATAAAGTGATTGAAAGTGAAGAGACCGGGCTTGGAGAAAAACTGAAAAAATATGCTCATCTGCGGGGCATGAAGGCCGTGCTCTATACGGGTGGAGTCAAGAGCTGGTCTTTTATCTCTGCCCTTCAGGATCTCGGGATAGAGATAGTTGCAGTGGGTACTAAAAAGAGCACGGTTGAGGATGAGGAGAAGATGAAGGCCATACTTGGCAAGGATGCCCCTCTTATTGAGGATGTTACTCCGGCAAACCTGAGGAAGCTTATGAAGGAGAGGGCGGCGGATATGCTTGTTGCAGGTGGTCGTAACCTCTATCTTGCCATGAAAGAGGGGTTCCCTTTTGTGGATGTGAATCAGGAGAGACACATCGCCTATGCCGGATATGACGGGCTTGTAAACCTTGCAGAGCAGATAAGTAACAGTGTCAGATTTTTCAATGGTAAAGAGGTTTGCGGGTCGGAAATCAGCGGGCAAACTGTATCTGTTCCCTTAAAAACCAGAAGCGACAGGGATGTGTTGATAAACCCTTTAAAACACTCCCAGTCCATAGGGGCTGCAATTGCCCTGCAGGGGATAGACAGGACACTCCCGGTTATTCATGGGGCGCAGGGCTGTAATTTCCTTGCAAAAGTGCTTATAACAAAACACTTCAGAGAGCCTATTGCACTGATGAGCACAAAACTCTTTACAGAGGATGTTGTAATGGGTAGTGAGGAAAACCTGACCACAGTTGTTGAAGGGGTTATCGAAAAACAGCAGCCGGACCTGATAGGTGTCCTTACCACAGGACTTTCAGAGGTCAAGGGCGACGATGTGGCAGGGACGATAAAAAAATGGAAAATGGAAAATGGTAAACGGCAAATTGTCTATGTTTCCACTCCTGATTATGAAGGCGGTCTGGAGACGGGATATGCAAAGGCGGTAGAGGCAGTCATTGAGTCTGTAGTTGGAAGACGGAAGGCTGAAGGCAGAAGGCTGGAGGCAGAAGTAAAAGACCTTGCAGGCTTTCCTGATGCCGGACGCTTAAGCGGAAATTATAAAGTAAATGTCCTTGTTGGCTCGCACCTGACTCCTGCTGACTTTACAGAGTTGCGTGAGATGATAGAATCTTTTGGCTTGACCCCGGTTATCCTGCCTGACCTTTCCGCACTTGACGGGAGCAGACAGGAGTTCTCGACACTCTCCTCCGGTGGTACTAAGATGAGTGAGATTGAGACGATGGGCAGTGCCGGATTTACCATAGCGATAGGGATGAGCATGGAAGGGCCGGCAAGGCTTTTGAAAGAGAGTTTTGGCATTGAATACACCATGTTTGAGAGTATTTACGGTCTTCAGGGAGTGGATGCATTCATGGAGACGCTTTCAGCCCTGAGTGGCAGGCAGGTGCCTCCTAAATACGAAAGGCAGAGAAGGGTGCTGATTGACGGAATGAGGGATGCTCATTTCTATTTTGGCAGCAAAAGGGTCTGTATGGCCCTGGAGGCTGATTTGTCGGTCCAGGTCTCAAGGGTGCTCAGTGAGATGGGTGCTGAAGTTGGACTTTCGGTTGTTCCGTCCCGTACGGAATCTGCAGGGAGAATTTATGCAGGGAATGTCCTTGTTGGCGACTTTTTTTCAATAGACGGTGATTTCGACCTTTTGATTGCAGGTTCTCATGGAGCGGATACAGCAAAGAGGCTTGGTGTGCCGTTGTATCAGACGGGGTTTCCCGTGTATAAGGTTTTGGGGAATAATTCAAGGATTGCCATAGGGTATAGAGGGACGCTTGTGATGATTAACGAGATGGCAAATCTGCTGTTTCAGGATGATTTATAA
- a CDS encoding YciI family protein → MYFMTINRIKPGVNPEEIGKVIPQHIQWIKEQIGRGIIVQAGKWGDSGGMAISKADSIAEAEKISGEDPLVKSGLVTLETERFYPNVEIG, encoded by the coding sequence ATGTACTTTATGACAATCAACAGGATCAAACCCGGAGTTAATCCGGAAGAAATCGGAAAGGTCATTCCGCAGCATATTCAATGGATCAAGGAACAGATTGGCAGAGGAATAATTGTTCAGGCCGGTAAATGGGGCGATTCAGGCGGGATGGCTATCTCTAAAGCAGACAGTATTGCTGAAGCTGAGAAGATATCCGGTGAAGACCCGCTGGTTAAATCAGGATTGGTCACTCTTGAAACAGAGAGGTTTTATCCGAATGTGGAGATCGGGTAA